The stretch of DNA GTACCATTACTGATTCTCCAAGGATGTCCACCGCAAGCATGAATGAAGGGAAAGGGATatatgaaagaaagaaagaaagaaagaagaggataatTAGATAGCGTGTATATCAAAACAATACACGTACTATTCATGCAATGCAAGTTGGTTTCTGTTGGCAATACAGATAGTTTTGAGTAACCTGGAGCAGAGATGATCGACAGAGAGTTTTCCCATTCAGTTACTTGTTTCATAAACGCAGAGATCAGAAGAACTGATTGAAACTTCAAGCCTCAATGTTTGTTCTGAGTGAGCTTTCGCGCGATTTGGACATACAAAATGATAAAATATATTACATGTATACAATGAGTTCGGTTGAGATTGGTTCAAACTTCAACGAATGAAAATAGTCTTAACCTCTGTATAGGCATCGATGGCTATAGAGGTGGAGTGGTCAGTTCCCCCGCATTGGATTCACAGATTTGGGTACTCACAATGATGTCCGAGTTCACGACCAATGCCGGAGCCTTTCCAGCCGCCGAAAGCAAGGTCTGGGTGGGCATTTCCTGTAGTGTTCACGCCGACCTGTCCAGCTTCGAGTCCTTTGGCGAATCGAATGGCGCGTGAAACGTCTTTCGTGAAGACACTGACGAGGAGAATCAGTTTACCCTTGCTCGAGTGCAGATTGAACAAATGACTTACTAAGCCGCCAAGCCATACTCAGTATCGTTTGCCCTGTACTTTTCATGAATTTTGTGTGTTATATATTTTTACCATTATCACACACCTCTTCAGCACTTCCTCCTCTGTGGTGAATTTGTGGAGTATTGCCACTGGACCAAATATCTCTTCCTTGTTGATTATAGCATCATCTTTGACATCAACGAATATGGTAGGTTTGACATAGAATCCCTaggacacagagaaaataaaatttcTGAAGAAAGGACGAAAAATCACTCGTACCTTTTCATCTCCGGCGGCTCCACCAGTCAGAACCTTAGCACCTTCAGCTTTCCCAGTTTCGATATATTGCAGGACGCGTTTATGCTGAACGGAGAATTAGCCAGCATTACATGGCTGACTTTTGTACAACGTACCTGAAGAATGTCGACTTGCGGACCCGAAGAGTATGACTCGTCAGTGGGGTCTCCGACTTTGTAACTTTGAGCAGCCGCAGAAAGCTTTTCCGAAAACTTGTCGAAGATCGTGTCTTGGACATACACCCGCGTTCCAGCGATGCAAATCTGACCGGAATTTCTATTGAATCCACCCAGAACTCTGCGATGGATAAAAATGAGTAAACCGGTAGGCCATTCGAAGGTATGATACGTACCTGGTGACGGCATCTTCCATGTCACAATCGTCGAACACGATGACAGGGCTTTTACCACCAAGCTCAAGCGTGCACGACTTCAGGTTGGACCGTGCAGCAGCCTCTGCGACGGCCTTCCCAGCAATAGCAGAACCGGTAAAAGCAATTTTACGAATGCGCATATGGGAAGCCAGGAGCTGTCCTGTCTCCCGGGCGCCACTCAGGATGCTCAAAACACCGTCAGGGAGTCTGTACACCGTCATTAAAGGGTTTGGCTACGATACGGATGTGATGTACATACCCAGCTTTCACGgcaagttctgcaaaaaTAAGAGCACTGAGAGGTGACTTCTCACTGGTCTTAATAatacttgcatttccagtaGCCACTAGTTGAAAGAAATGAAGGTGAGTTCACCTTCATTGCTGCTGTTCAAAGAAGAAACTTACACGCTGGCGCCGTTTTCCATGCAAGCATAGCAAGAGGCCCGTTCCTATTTACACAATATAATCTTTTAGTGATTGGCCAAGTATTAATTTAGAGGATAACGCACCAGGGTATGATTCCGGCTGTGACACCATACGGTTGACGAATCTCCAAACCCAAAAAGCCTGGTACATTCAAACTAGTCTTTCCGTGTATTTTATCTCTATAGTTGGGAGGAATTAGCACTACTTCATTAGATAGTTCGATCAAAACTTACGCCGCTCCAGCAAACCAGCGATAGACATATGCGACACCGTGGGCCTCGATACTAGGCGACAGAAATGTTAGTTATGACTATTTCCATTTAAGGCTAACAGATTAGGCGTACATTGAATCCTTCAGGGGTTTTCCCATCTCCAACGATTGTACCATCCCAAGAGTGTTAGCATTTTCATCAACAAGATCGGCCAGTTTGTGCATGATTCTGGAGCGGGTAGACGGGTCACCGTCAGCCCACGCAGGCCATGCCTTTTCTGCAGCGTCGACTGCAGCATCAACCTCTTTCTGTCCTGCAACGTGCACTGATGCTAACTTCTCTTTGTTGGCGGGATTGATTACGTCGATGCGTTCGCCATTACCCTCGACAAACTACAACACGGTTATCATTAAGAGTAAGGAAAACGAGAGGTATAGACGAACCTTTCCAGCAATAAATAGGCGTTCTTCGAGTTGAATTGACATGGTGGGGTAAAATTCAGTTCTTATCGATGAATTCGACTGTCCTCTTGAAAGGCCCCTTCTTATAGAAACCTTGCCCACCAATGTCACGCCTCACATGGACGTAAAGAGGGGACCTCGGCATGGAACGTGTATGCGATGGCCCAGAATAGTACCCGACACCGAAGCAAGTTTCCCAATGTGATTCCATTTTTCACTTTGAGGGGGCAGATTTTAACATATAATAAGGTCTTGTTCGTCGGAAAGATTCAGAAGCGTTACTTCATGGATAAATGAATTATCATGTGGAGCAATGCGAGTACCCAAAGCAACCGGGAGCAAGTCAGTGGGTATGACAATGAGAAAAGAGATTCACTCCTACAGTTCCCGTCTCCCAACAAAAACTTGCTTATTAAGACGTAGCTTCGAATTCCGTCTGTATCCGAGTATTTCTGTGTCGCCAATTCGCTTAGCAAGCGATCTTACACCGTCCTCGTAGAGAGATCCTTTAATAGAATGGTGATGTCCGGCATTTTAGTACAGCAGCTCTGTAAAAGGCGGATATTGAGAATCCACCGTTGAGATATGGAAGAGATTGCGATGAGGGTCGTGGAAAAGATTACCGACGTTCGTGTTCAACGCGTAAGCAGGTGCAAACAGTCGGCTATTCCGGGTTTCTTTCAACCGGTTGACTGTTATAATGAAGTCTGAGCGACCTTCACACAaccttgacattgctttACATGTTGATCACTAAATAGTACTAGCCATTAGAATAAATCAAAACACACTATATTCTGGATTTCTGACCGAAGTGACAGTATGTAATCGCGATCTATTCTCATTGGCATGTGCACGAGAAAACTCCGTACTGTAGAATAGCAGGATCAAACATCACCACGAACTTACTTGCAAACAAATCTCACCAAGTCCGAAATTGCATTTAGGTTCAATTTTCAGGCTCTTAGGTCTGCGTTGAGAGGAAAGGAAATGATATGTCATGTCAAGTTCAAAAGAATGGCTTCGTCCGTCACCGAAATGGACGTCGAAGCAGCATGTATCAAGCTCGGGCCCGAGCCTATTACGTGGAAtcattttgattttcttATCACAAAAACTAAACTTCTAAGCTCATCACGAAATGCTGGACGTGTTGGGGAACATTGAAAGCTGCGTCAAGATGCTGTAAAAAAATTGATGGAATCATGCCTGTGAGAGTAACCAGATTCTTAGCAGACGCAGTGCGTAAAACGATAAGAGAAGTCATTGACAAGAATTAAATTTTTTGAAGACAACAGAACGAGTGCACTGTTTCTAGAATGTAATCCGATCCAGCGCCTGCGACCTATGCTAAAACTCATCGAATGAAAATAGTCTTGACCTCTGTATATGCTTCGATAGCTAACAGAAAAGTGAAGCAAAAGATTATCATAATGAACGCTTTTGATATGATTGACATAAACTGACCATAATCACCTAGCTCACGTCCGACTCCAGACCCTTTCCATCCACCGTAAGCAAGGTTTGGGTGTGCCATGGCGACGGTATTAACTCCAACCTGTCCGCTTTCAAGACCTTTTACGAAGCGGACCGCCCTGGAGATGTCCTTGGTAAAAACACTAATATCGCAAGCATTCAGTTACATTTGTGTATTTCTACTATTTAGTACAATTAGTACTCACTATGCAGCCAGCCCATATTCGCTATTATTTGCCCTACAAAATTCGTGATTAAAAGGATTTCATTTAACTTCAAGATAGCATACCTCTTTAAAGCCTCCTCTTCTGTTATAAATTTATGAAGAACGCCAACTGGTCCGAAGATTTCCTCTTTGCTAATTGTAGCGtcttcatcgacattgaCGAATATCGTGGGTTTCACATAATACCCCTATGTATGTGTAATGCATTGGTTAGTGAGTCGCTTTAACTCGTGAGAAAAACCAACCTTTTCATCGCCAGGAACGCCACCAATTAGAACACTTCCCCCTTCCGTTTTTCCTGTTTCAATGTATTGAATAACGCGATTATGCTGTATAAATTTTAGTAACTTGATTATCTTCGAAAAATGATTGGACACAACCTGGATAGAATCCACCTGCGGCCCCGACCAGGACGTCGAGTCAGTTGGGTCACCGACTTTCAGCGTTTTAGCAGCAGCGATCAATTTCTCAGAGAAAGAGTCGAAAATAGTGTCTTGCACGTATATCCTGGTCGCAGCCGCGCACATTTGACCCGAGTTCTGGGTGAAGCCACCATGCACTCTGGATACCGCGTCCTCGAGATCGCAGTCATCGAAAACAATGACAGGACTTTTACCCCCAAGTTCGAGGGTGACTGTCTTGAGGTTGGATGTAGCAGCAGCACGGGCAACGGCTTTCCCTGTTGCTGTGGATCCTGTAAAGGATATTTTACGAATCCGCATGTGAGATACTATTAACTCTCCTGTCTCGCGCGCCCCGCTAAGTATGCTAAGAATTCCATCTGGGATGCTATCTAAATCATGAGAAAGGCACAGAGGCAAGCAGATGTGCAATCGTGCGTACCCAGCGTCTTTAGCCAAAGCGGCAAACAAAAGTGCACTGAGGGGAGACTTCTCGCTCGTCTTGATGATGCTTGCGTTTCCGGTGGCGACTATCACACCAATTTAGCTATTGAAGAGTCTCTTCCGGACACTGAGTCAACATACGTGCAGGAGCAACTTTCCACGCCAATGTAGCTAGAGGACCATTCCTAGTATATATCGATGAGAACCACTGAATATATGCACAATTATCGACGAACTTACCATGGAATGATACCAGCCGTAACGCCATAAGGCTGCCTAATTTCCATTCCAAGAAACCCTGGAACATTGAGGCTGGTCTTGCCGTGGACTTTGTCACTGGAGGTATGCACGTAAGTCGCAATAAAATTCTACTTGCTCAACAAACTCACGCTATGCCGGCGAAATATCGGAAGAGATAAGCAACATAATGGACTTCGCCGCTGTAATATGACTATCAGAAATCGCAGATAGTTATCACTGCTGGCCGTGGCTCTGAAAAAGACTTACATCGATTGGACAACTGGTTTCCCCATCTCCATGGTTTGTACAGTCCCGAGACGGTCGGCGTGTTCGTCGACGAGGTCACCTAATTTATGCAACACCTTTGCGCGTAGAGCGGGATCACCGTTCGCCCATGCAGGCCAGGCTTTCTCGGCTGCATCAACCGCTGCGTCGACCTCTTTTTCACCTGCAACGTGCACAGATGCTATTTCTTGCTTTGTAGCTGGATTAACTACGACGATTCGTTTGCCATTCCCTTCGGTAAACTGATATTCAAAGTAAGCGTCCACTGCACAGTGAGGTGAGATACGTGACGTACCTTTCCGCCGATAAAAAGTCTTTCTTCGAGTTCGATTGACATCACGGTAACTCCTGAATCATCTTCACGTACCCCAGAACTGTATTTTTATACGCTTTCCCCTCCATACTCTCGGCCGCTTTTCAGTATCGAAGGATGCATAATTGCTCTGAACATAAACAGTGGGTTAGTCAGCACCCGATGAAAGAACTTGGCCGGCATGTTGACGTTGCAGGAAGGCAATGCACACCTCATTCCATGCCGCTGTCTCTAGCAACGTTTGGCCAATCATAACGAGCTACGGATCGTTTGTCTCCGTATTCTTTGTCACTAAATTATCCACGAATTATGACTAAGAAAGATACACGTTCAAAAATGAGTTGCACTAAACCAAATTTTAACAAGAGCGGCATACCTTTGATGTAAACTGTGTTATCTGCTTATGAGGATTTGGTAGCAAACATTTTAACGCAGAGCCTTTATCAAAGGTCATTTTTAGCTTGAGCTCCTAGGTCCTAATCCATTGAAATTGTGATGATGTTTAGTGGCTTGTGAAAAGCACAGTTTCAATAGGCAAGCTCAACATCTCAAAGTCAATAGGTGTGGACACAAAAGAGAGTGATTGAGGtaacatgaagaagaaaaagagaagagaggCAAAATCATTTGTTTGGCTCCAGTTTGGCCCTGATGGGAGTTTTTTTATGCAAAGTTCATACTTAGCCTTATTTCAGAATAACTTATTGGACTTTCACACAATTTTCAAGACAATAATATGGTTTTATTATGATATATACATACAAATAAATGGGGTACTATTTAAACTATCTAAGGTGATAAAGAGGCGAACACATGattaaaaaagaaataaagaaaccaaaaaaataaaaataaaaactaaaaaaagaaagtaaaaaaagaaaattacaAGCACGGGCTTGCATGTAGACTGTGGGTGAATATTTACCTTGCCCTTGTGCTCTTGTGCGCCTGGTGCCTTGCGCGCCGCCCCGTCGTTGTGACCGTACGGCTGCGCGGTGCCTGCGGCCTCTGGATAACCACCGGAGTGGTCTGGCGTGCTGGTTCCCAATACGCGGGCTTGGGCGTGGCATTCTCCGAGTCCGTTGATGCGGCGTTCGCCGTGAGAAAAGAGTTTGGAGGGCTAGAAAGCGGATGTTAGAAAGGATCAACAATAAAGTTAAAACAAAACTCACTTTAACCTCCATGGCTCCACTCTCTACTGCCGGGCCATTACTATGGCACCCCGCCAACATCTAATAGAATATTATTAGAACTTGATTAAGCATGtaaaagaggaaaaagacTTACTTTCATGGTGTCTTCTCCACCCGACCATGGCCCCATTGCCAAATTCAGTCTGCAGTCAAAAGAGACGCTCGTGTTCAAAACGAGCGCCTCTCTGACTGAGGCTGAACTTGCCTCGGGCACGAGGCACGGCATGGACACCGTGAAGCATAGAGCCTCACGATAGTCCATGCgctgaaaaaaaataagcaaaATGAGTCAGATAACGAAATAGACTATTTCAAGATGCTTACCTCGGCAACTTCCTCGTAGCTTCCTATAGAAGCAGATGCCCCAAAGGGGCTATCTGCGTCTTCCTAATTATAGAAAAAAATGAGTTGAGTGAATGCTAGAGAAAAGCCAAGCACATACCTCCACCAGTCTGCAAGTGGTGCTAGATGGTGTTTTATAGACCTAAAAAACAAATGGTTAGAAACAGAAGTAACCAAAGATGAGAACAAACTTACCATTGTTTGGCCTATATCCTCACCATATATGCCACCCAAGAGGGCGGCATGGATGAAGTCAACCTAAAAAGAATGTAAGCATTGTAATAAATGTGAGtgaaaaagaataaaaacTCGCCTCGATTTGGCTTTGACCGACTTGAAGCGGCGAGAAGCTCGCTTCAACGTCGGTAGCCCAATCCTGTAATGAGAAAATGATAAGTTGAAGTAAGTTAGGCacacgaaaaaaaaacgtacGATCATCTTGAAGACTTTCTGTCTTCTGGTCCGTCCCTCGCACTCGTCGGCTCCCGAGACAAAAACCTGTGGTGCAAAATAAACGATGGTTagcaagaaaaacaaaaaaagagtgATATAATAATCGTGCCTTGTTGGCCGTTTCGGTGGCGGGGACCGCGATGGGATGTTCCTCGTCCCCATTGCGGTCCTTATCGACCGAAGGAGACGAGTGACCCTGTAAATAAGGTTAAGAACTGACTGCAACACGATAAAGATGTATGCGTACCTCGAAGTGAACGACCTCCTAGTCATTGGCGTCAAAAAATCAGAATGTGggcaggaaagaaaagattgTGAAGAGATGCTTACAGATACATTTAATCTGGATACTTCCTGGGCATTCCATTCGTCTTCGTCAATCTCGTCGATGGTTTCGAGTATTGAGGAAGGTAGTAAAGATGACTTGAAAGCTGATGTCGAGGAGCTGGCGTGGTTGACTATGGCAGCGGGGTTATCGTGGGTCTCGTTGTTGACAGAGGTAGATGAAAAGACGTTGTAATCGATGGCGGGGAAGCTATCGGTATCGTAAATGGCGGTGTCGCTACTTAGGTTGGCGTCGTCGGTGctggcgatgatgatggtaGCGGTGACTGTGATGTTGGTGGCATTGGGGGTGCTAATCGCAtcgttgttgctgctggctGAGGAGTAATCGTTGGTCGGGGAATCGATGTTGTCGGAGGAGGTAGTGAAGGCGGAGATTGAAGGGTAGACGTGACTCTGAGCGTCAAATTGGAAGGTCGGCTCATTTGCATCATGGCGGGTAACTTGGGTGGGTTGTGATCGGCTAGCGAGCTGGGTTCTGGACAAATTATCGACAGTACGCGCAGTTCGCCGGCTGGATACACAAGGAAGAACCCTGATGCCAGTGCCTCCATCTCTCCTGGTCAATCCTTCTGAACCATACTCATCCACCTGGACCACATCCGTAGCAGCAAGATCGATGTCGATGGACTCCATGCTAACATTCTCTAAGCCCCCAACCCATGCCATATCATCGCCCTCGCACTCAGCTTCCAAATTGTTGATGGCTGCTGTGATAGCGGCCATAAACCTCGCACATTCGATCCCAATCTCGGCTTCCGTCTTAACCCTCCTTCCATCCTGAGATTGAACCACTTCGCCAACATCCAGTGAAGCGGATAGATCTTCAACATATCTGGCCGTCACCCTATCCTCGAAAGCGAACCTGTCCTCCTCACCCTCGTCGTCTGCCCCTTCCTTCTCAAACTCGATGTCATCGATATCTCGGACTCCACACACATCCTCGTGCCCATCTTCCAAAGAGTCGAAGCAGCCCATATCCTCCACTACAGCCGCATTCTCCGTCCCAACTTCGGGCTGAACGTCAATATCACAAGCATCCGGACCAAAAGGGTGGGGCGTACCATGGTCAGAATGGCTCAGAGACGTAGATGTCAAGGACAGCACGACGCTGTTGTCTTCAAGGTCCACTCCATAACGACGACTGTCGTTGATATCGCTGAAGAAGGATGCTTCTGTACTGGGCGTGGCGGGCAAAGGAGAGACAACGAAGAGGACACCAGAGCGACGCCAATCTCGGTATGGAGCGATAGCTAGGGCATCAGGGGAGGCATGAGAAATAGGAGAAGGCTTTGGCGAGACCATCTTTTCCTCCTCGACGTCGTCCGCAGAAATCGCGTAGACGTGAGTGAAGGCGAAGAAAGCTGAGATACCCATGACACCGAAGAACGAAGACCGTACCGCGCCCTCAAAGAGAATAAATCCAAGACGCGATTCTTCTCTCATCCTCTCAGCCCTTAACTTGCATGGGATGTACACTTCGACAGCTTTGGCCTTGGAGTACTCCCCCGCGCGAGCAGGAAGAGCCTTGACATACTCCATGGAGTCCTCGACATAATGCTCGCCAAAGACCTTTCGCATCCCGGTGTCGGCGATATGGACACCAGCATGAAGGACaactgaagaagatgacgcGTCCTCAAGCTTGCCGTCTAAAGCCTTTACAGCAGCGACAACAAGAGTGTGGGCCCTCCCAATGAGGAAGTCACACGCGCTGTCGAAGGTCTTCTGTGCGCGAGTGCTGATGACGGGGAGTGTGCGGGAAATAGCACCACGTACGCCATAATTGCGTAACAGGATAGCACAAGCTATATGCTCAACGGTAGCACACAGTACGGCAGTCTCAAGGCGACCATGGCGCTCGACGAGGTCGGGAATTGAGGTCCGCTGTTCGGCGGGGATGAAGACAGAGGCACCACGACCAAAAGCACGAGCGTCGTCCAAGCGTTCCGAAAGGAGGTCGAGGGCGGGTTTCGCGATGGAGAACCGATTGAGGAAGGTCTCCTTGACGTAGTCGATAGGTATTTTGATGGTCATATTTGAATAGAAACGatataagaaaaaaaaagactaTTTGGCGGTTTGAGAGCTTTTTGAAGctggttgttgttgctgagaTACACTTGATGGTAGAAGTCTTGGTGAGAGAGCTACAGGTAGGTATACAAGAATTTATACGCTGGCGGTTCAGGCAGGCGTCACCGGGCTCCATTAAATTTCTAAATCGAGGTGGTGGAAAGTAATCCAGCCATAAACGGAGTTTGAGATTCCATATTTGACCCGTGGACATGATCGAAAATCTAAAATTGTCAAAACATATCACAACATATGAAAGCAGTTCAAAAACATACGCCACAACCTTTTCGGTTCATACAAAGAAGGTGAGATAATGAATACCGAAAAATTGTGTCCAAATCTCTGAACTGGCGAGGGAAAATATGCTGCAGAAACGGTGCCTTCGGTAGACTCCAACAAAATCTCTTCGATCGTCTGGTGATAGATCGTGACCCGTTGAGCCGACATACATATCGATCAAGCGTAGAATCCATAGGGGTCGAACACGATAAGGGGTGAAGCAAGCAAGCCCTTGGCCAGTCGAAATTCAGACCAAACGGGTTGAAAGCAATGCAACTGTAAAGGTATATGAAATTAGATTATATTCGCACCTATTGGCATCAATGCAACAAAAGATGGCGTGTATATATGTCGATTCTCTTTAGCATATATCCAGCTTCATTCACAGAGTCAAAATCTTCGGAAGACCTATAGCCAACCATCCAGAGACTATATCACAGATCGA from Psilocybe cubensis strain MGC-MH-2018 chromosome 7, whole genome shotgun sequence encodes:
- a CDS encoding Aldehyde dehydrogenase, with amino-acid sequence MSIQLEERLFIAGKFVEGNGERIDVINPANKEKLASVHVAGQKEVDAAVDAAEKAWPAWADGDPSTRSRIMHKLADLVDENANTLGMVQSLEMGKPLKDSIIEAHGVAYVYRWFAGAADKIHGKTSLNVPGFLGLEIRQPYGVTAGIIPWNGPLAMLAWKTAPALATGNASIIKTSEKSPLSALIFAELAVKAGLPDGVLSILSGARETGQLLASHMRIRKIAFTGSAIAGKAVAEAAARSNLKSCTLELGGKSPVIVFDDCDMEDAVTRVLGGFNRNSGQICIAGTRVYVQDTIFDKFSEKLSAAAQSYKVGDPTDESYSSGPQVDILQHKRVLQYIETGKAEGAKVLTGGAAGDEKGFYVKPTIFVDVKDDAIINKEEIFGPVAILHKFTTEEEVLKRANDTEYGLAAYVFTKDVSRAIRFAKGLEAGQVGVNTTGNAHPDLAFGGWKGSGIGRELGHHSIDAYTEVKTIFIR
- a CDS encoding Aldehyde dehydrogenase; protein product: MSIELEERLFIGGKFTEGNGKRIVVVNPATKQEIASVHVAGEKEVDAAVDAAEKAWPAWANGDPALRAKVLHKLGDLVDEHADRLGTVQTMEMGKPVVQSIGEVHYVAYLFRYFAGIADKVHGKTSLNVPGFLGMEIRQPYGVTAGIIPWNGPLATLAWKVAPALATGNASIIKTSEKSPLSALLFAALAKDAGIPDGILSILSGARETGELIVSHMRIRKISFTGSTATGKAVARAAATSNLKTVTLELGGKSPVIVFDDCDLEDAVSRVHGGFTQNSGQMCAAATRIYVQDTIFDSFSEKLIAAAKTLKVGDPTDSTSWSGPQVDSIQHNRVIQYIETGKTEGGSVLIGGVPGDEKGYYVKPTIFVNVDEDATISKEEIFGPVGVLHKFITEEEALKRANNSEYGLAAYVFTKDISRAVRFVKGLESGQVGVNTVAMAHPNLAYGGWKGSGVGRELGDYAIEAYTEVKTIFIR